The Caulobacter sp. FWC2 region ATCGGTCGGCAGGGCCAGGGCCTCGTCCAGGGCGTTGGTGTGCAGGCTCTGGGTCTGGCCGTTTACGGCCGCCATGGCCTCGACGCAGGTGCGCGAGACGTTGTTGAACACGTCCTGCGCCGCCAGCGACCAACCGCTGGTCTGGCTGTGCGTGCGCAGAGACAGCGATCGGTCGTCCTTGGGCTCGAACTCGCGCTTCATCAGCCGCGCCCACAGCAGGCGGGCCGCGCGCATCTTCGCGACCTCCATGAAGTAGTTCATGCCGATCGCCCAGAAGAAGCTCAGGCGCGGGGCGAAGACGTCGATGCTCATGCCGGCCGCGACGCCGGCCCGAGCGTATTCGATGCCGTCGGCCAGGGTATAGGCCAGCTCCAGGTCGGCCGTCGCGCCGGCCTCCTGCATGTGATAGCCGCTGATCGAGATCGAGTTGAACTTGGGCATGTTCGCCGAGGTGAAGGCGAAGATGTCCGAGATGATCCGCATCGAGGGCGCGGGCGGATAGATGTAGGTGTTCCGCACCATGAACTCTTTGAGGATGTCGTTCTGGATCGTCCCCGACAGCTTGTCGGGCGATACGCCCTGTTCCTCGGCCGCGACGATGTAGAGCGCCAGGATCGGCAGCACCGCGCCATTCATGGTCATCGACACGCTCATCTTGTCGAGCGGGATGCCGCTGAAGAGTGTGCGCATGTCGAGGATCGAGTCGATGGCCACACCGGCCATGCCGACATCGCCCTTCACCCGTTCGTGGTCGCTGTCATAGCCCCGGTGGGTGGCCAGATCGAAGGCGACCGACAGGCCCATTTGGCCGGCCGCGAGATTGCGGCGATAGAAGGCGTTTGAGTCCTCGGCCGTCGAGAAGCCCGCGTACTGCCGCACCGTCCAGGGGTTGGTCACGTACATGGTCGGGTAGGGGCCGCGCACATAGGGCGCGACGCCGGGATAGCCGCCGGTGAAGTCCAGGCCTGCCACATCCTCGGCGTCGAAGGCCGGGGCGACGGCGACGCCCTCGGGCGTGTTCCAGGCCTCGCCTTCCGGCGCGGGCGCTGACGCCACTTCGGCGAAGTCGACGATGGTGAAGTCTGGGAACTTGCTCATGGCTTACGCACCCTCGAACGCGGCGGCGAAGCGCACCGGCGTCAGGGCCGGGCAGTGACTGTCGGGACCGGGCAGGCGGACGTCGGGACCGGCGACCGCGAAAGCCGCCGCGTCGGGCGTCTCGACCTCCGGCGTCTTGTCGTCGGCGTTGAGGAAGACCGTGACGCCCAGGATCTTGCGGCTCTTGTCGGCGAAGTCGGCTTGCTGCGCATCGCAGGTCTTGGCCACGGCGTCGGCGATCAGGCCGCTCTCCAGCGCCTTGACGATGCCGCCTGCGCCTTCGATGGCCTGGAAGCCGTCCCAGGCGGCGCGGGCCATCTGGTCGGTCAGGCTGTCCAAGTACCAGGCCCCGCCGGCTGGATCGGCGACACGGCCCAGGTTGCTCTCTTCCATCAGGACGAGCTGCGTATTGCGGGCCTGGCGCCGCGCGAAGGCGGTGGGCAGGCCGATGGCGTCGGTGAAGGCGTCCAGCAGGATGACGTCCGCCCCGCCGACTGCGCCGGCGAACCCGGCCGAGGTCAGGCGCAACAGGTTCGTCCAGGCGTCGGCCTTGGCCAGCATACGCCGTGAGGAGCGGGCTTCGATGGTCGGGGGAACGGTGACGCCACAGGCTTGCGCCAGCCGCGCCCAGATCGCCTTGGCCGCGCGGACCTTGGCGACGCCGGTGAAATATTCGCCGTCAAGGCTGACGCCCAGCACGATGCGACCGAAGGCGTCTTCCATCGAGAGGCCTTGGCGCACCAGAGCCTTGGCGTAGGCGAGGGCGGACGCGGCCATCATCGCCAGTTCCTCGGTGTTCGAGCCGCCAGCTTCGTAGGCGGCGCGGCCGGTGGCCAGGAACAGGCTGGCCCTGACGTAGGTCTGGGCCAGGCGCGAGCCGACGGTGGCGGCGCTGAAGACGTGGCTCTCGATCGGGCCGGGGCTGGCGCCCGACTGAGCGAAGGCGGTCAGGGGATCCAGGTGAAACGCCAGCGGCGCATTCGGCGCGGCCTTGGCAAGAGCGCCCAGCCAGTCGGCGGCCTTCGGGCCCAAATAGCCCGCGTCCAGGGCGACGGGGGCCAGGTCCAGCATCACGCCCGACAGGGCATTGGAAAGATCGTCCGCCGAGCCGACGGCGACACCGTTCACGCCGGCCGGATCGATCTGCAGCAACACCGAGGCGGCGCCGTTCTCGAGATCGGTCAGGACGTCCTTGGCCGTGTGCAGCGGATCCGGATGGGCGGCGCGTGTGCGCAGGTCCCAGGGGCGGTCGGGATCGCGGGCGCGCAGGTCACGGGCCACGGCGACGCCGTCTTCAGCAGTGTAGAGCGGCTGGATCGTCAGGCCGTCGGGCGTCTTGACCGTCAGGGCGTCGTCGAAGCTCTGGCCCTTCAAGGTCTTCTCGACCAGGGCCATCCAGCGGGCGCGGGTCGCCGCGTCGCCTTGGGCGCCGAAGTCCTCGGCCAGGGGCGTCGTCGCCACGGTCAAAGCGTCTCTCTCCTGCGGTGCAGCATTTTTATCTTTTGAACGGTGATGCGCTCCTGCCCTTACGGCCGTCAAGCCTCGCAACCGGTCTTCTCTCGTCTTGCATCCGAGCCAAACGAGCGTTTAATCTGATCGGTGATCACATATTCGGCGCCTCAAGCCGATCTCCAAAGGGGAACTTGTCCATGGCTCTGCCGCCGATCCTGCGCGACCGCCTGCGCCTTCCGGTCATCGCCTCGCCGCTATTCATCATCAGCAATCCGGACCTGGTCATCGCCCAGTGCAAGGCCGGCATCGTCGGGTCGTTCCCGTCGCTGAACGCCCGTCCGATCTCGCAGCTGGACGAATGGCTGCACCGCATCACCGAGGAACTGGCCGCCCACGACAAGGCTCATCCCGAGGCGCCCAGCGCGCCGTTCGCGGTCAACCAGATCGTCCACAAGACCAACAACCGGCTCGAAGAAGACATCGAGCTGTGCGTCAAGCATAAGGTTCCGGTGGTCATCACCTCGCTGGGCGCTCGCGAGGATCTGAACCAGGCGATCCACTCGTACGGCGGCATCACCCTGCACGATGTCATCACCGACCGCTTCGCCCGCAAGGCCATCGAGAAGGGCGCTGACGGCCTGATCCCGGTCGCGGCCGGCGCGGGCGGCCACGCCGGCACCCTGTCGCCGTTCGCCCTGATCCAGGAGATCCGCCAGTGGTTCGACGGGCCGGTGGCGCTATCGGGCTCGATCGCCTCGGGCCGCTCGATCCTGGCCGCCCAGGCCATGGGCGCGGACCTGGCCTATATCGGCTCGGCCTTCATCGCGACCCAGGAGGCCAATGCGGTGCAGGGTTACAAGGACATGATCGTCGACAGCAAGGCCGACGACATCCTGTATTCGAACCTCTTCACCGGTGTGCACGGCAATTATCTGCGGCCGTCGGTGATCAAGGCCGGGCTCGACCCTGAGAACCTGCCCGTCAGCGACCCGTCGAAAATGAACTTCGGCTCGGGCGGTAATCAGGACGCCAAGGCTTGGCGCGACATCTGGGGCTGCGGCCAAGGCATCGGCGCGATCGAAAACGTGCTGACGGCGGGCGAACTCGTCGCCAAGTTCGCGGCGGAGTACGAGCAGGCCAAGGCCGAACTGGCGGCCAAGACGGCGCTGACCTCCGGAAATCACTTGGCTTTCGCCGCCGAATAGGCGGGTGAAGCACGGGGACGGAGCAGGCTTCGTCCCCGGCCTTCGCGGCGACGTGATGCTGGGAGCGACCTTAACCGCTCCCGGAGCCGCACATGCCCGATCCTGTTTTCAGCGACATCACGCCCCGCCTCGGCCTGCCCTATGTGGTGGCCGCACAGGCGCAGAAACACATTCCGATCAACGAGAGCCTCGCCCGGCTGGATGGCCTGGTGCAACTGGCCGTCGAGAGCTGTTCGGTCTCAGCGCAGCCGGCCGGTCCGCAGAATGGCGGCGTCTGGATTCTGCCGTCTGGCGCGACAGGGGCGGCCTGGGCCAGCCAGCCTGCCGGCGTTCTGATGCGCTTCGAAGCCGGCGCCTGGGAGGCGCTGGCTCCGGCGGAGGGCGTGCTGGCCTGGGTCAAGGACGAGAACCAGATGGTCGCTTTCGACGGCGCGGTTTGGACGCCGCTGTCGGCCACCTTCCGAAGCCTCACCGCCGCTGCCTCGCCGGGCTTGGCCAACACTCGGCTGGAAATCCTGGAGCAGGAGGTGACGCTGTCGGGCGCCTCGACGGCGACCAGCATCGCCATACCAAACCGCGCCATCGTGCTGGCGGTCTCGACCCGGACCACGGCCGCGATCACCGGCGCGGCCTCGTACAACTGCGGCGTCTCGGGCGAGGCGAGCAAGTTCGGTGGCGCGCTGGGCGTGGCCAAGAATTCCAGCAACATCGGGGTGGTCGGGCCGACGGCGTACTACGCCGATACGCCGGTGCTTCTGACTGCCGTTGGCGGCAGTTTCGTTACCGGCAAGGTGCGGGTGGCGATCCACCTTCTGAGGTTCGACACGCCGGCCGCGGTGGCTTGACGCGTTGACGGCGGGGGACTGAGCGGCTACACGCGCCTCACCTTTGGGGAGTAGCCGCCCGCACCTATCAGCGGGCCCCGCCGTCAACACACTTGCTTCCTCGGAAGCATGGCGCGGGGAATGGAAGCGAATTTGAGCTTCCTTGGCGAGACCAATGGCGCCGATTTTCATCCGGGCCGGGTGGACGTCGACGCTATTGGCATGCGCCCGGCCCGGAGGATTATTTCAGTGGAAGCCCTGCTCGTCTCGACCCTGGTCGTGGCCATCGCCGAAATCGGCGACAAGACCCAATTGCTGGCCATCATCCTGGCCACGCGGTTCAAGAAGCCCGTCCCGATCATTCTGGGCATCCTGGTCGCCACCCTGGCCAACCACGCCCTGGCCGCCACCGCCGGTTACTGGGTGTCGGACTTCCTGAGCGGCGCCTGGTTCAAATGGGCCATCGCCATCTCGTTCATCGCCATGGCCGCCTGGGCGCTGATCCCCGACAAGGCGGATGATGAAGAGGGCCAGAGCGCGGGCCGCTACGGCGTCTTCGTGACCACGGCCATCGCCTTCTTCCTGGTCGAGATGGGCGACAAGACCCAGATCGCCACCGTCGCCCTGGGCGCCAAGTTCCACTCGATCTTCTGGGTCGCCGCCGGCACGACGCTAGGCATGATGCTGGCCAATGTGCCCGCCGTGTACCTGGGCGAGGCCGCGACCAAGATCGTGCCGCTGAAGTACGTCCGAATGGGCGCGGCGCTGATCTTCCTGTTGCTGGGGATCTGGCAGGTGGCCGAGCTTACGGGGCTGTTGAAGTAGGCTTCTCAGCCGCTATGAGGGGACGGAGCCAAGGAGTTCCGTCCCCTCATGACCGCCAACCCTGATGTTCCGCGCGGCTGGGAATTCTGGATCGACCGGGGCGGCACGTTCACGGACATCGTCGCGCGGCGGCCGGACGGGTCGCTGGTCACCCACAAGCTGCTGTCGGAAAATCCCGAGCACTATGCCGACGCCGCCGTGGCGGGCGTCCGGGCGCTGCTGCCGGATGGCGCGACCATCGACGCGGTGAAGATGGGCACCACGGTCGCCACCAACGCCCTGCTTGAGCGCAAAGGTGAACCGACCGTGCTGGCGATCACGGCGGGTCACGCCGACGCGCTGCGCATCGGCTACCAGGCGCGGCCCAAGCTGTTCGAGCGCCATATCGTCAAGCCGGAGGCCCTCTACGACCGCGTCGTCGAGATCGACGAGCGGATGAGCGTCGAGGGTCAGGTGCTGCGTCCGCTGGACGAGGGCGCTGCGCGGACCGGTCTGCAGGCGGCGTTTGATGAAGGCTTTCGGGCCATCGCCATCGTGCTGCTGCACGGCTTCCGCTTCACCGACCATGAGGCGCGGGTCGCCGCGATCGCGCGCGACATCGGCTTCAGCCAGGTCTCGGTCAGTCACGAGGTTAGCCCGCTGATGAAGCTGGTCGGGCGCGGCGACACCACCGTGGTCGACGCCTACCTCTCTCCGATCCTGCGTCGTTACGTGGATCAGGTCGCCGGGGCGCTGGGCCACGACACCCGGCTCCTCTTCATGCAGTCCAATGGCGGCCTGACCGATGCGCGGGCCTTCCGGGGCAAGGACGCCATCCTGTCCGGCCCGGCCGGCGGCGTGGTCGGCATGGCGCGGACGGCGGGAGAGGCCGGGTTCGAGCGGGTCATCGGCTTCGACATGGGTGGCACCTCGACCGACGTCTGCCACTATGCCGGCCAGTACGAGCGGGCCTTCGAGACGGTGGTGGCCGGCGTGCGGATGCGCGCGCCGATGATGAACATCCATACGGTGGCGGCCGGCGGCGGCTCGATCTGTTCGTTCGACGGGGCGCGGCTGCGCGTGGGTCCGGCCTCGGCCGGCGCGGTCCCAGGACCGGCGGCCTACCGCCGGGGCGGGCCGCTGACGGTCACCGACTGCAACGTCATGCTGGGCAAGCTGCGGCCGGAGTTCTTCCCCAAGGTGTTCGGCCCCAACGCCGACCAGCCGCTGGACGCCGAGGCCGTCACGCGCGGCTTCGAGGCCGTGAGCGCCGAGATCGAAGCGGAGACCGGCAGGGCCATGACACCTCGGGAGGTGGCCGAGGGCTTCGTCACCATCGCGGTCGAGAACATGGCCAAGGCCGTGCGGCAGATCTCGATCCAGCGCGGCTACGACGTCACCCGCTACGTCCTGGCCTGCTTTGGCGGCGCGGGCGGTCAGCACGCCTGCCTGGTGGCCGACGCCCTGGGCATGACCAAGGTGATGATCCATCCCTTCGCGGGGGTCCTGAGCGCCTACGGCATGGGCCTGGCGGACCTGCGCCTGATCCGCGAGGAGACGGTCGAGCGGCCGCTTGACCAGGCGGGCGACCTGGCCGACCGAGCGAAGGTGCTAGCTGCCGAGGCGGAGGCGGCTCTGCTGGCCCAAGACGTGCCGATGGCCTCGGTCGAGACCGTCGCCAGCCTGCGGGTGAAGTACGCCGGCACGGACACGCCGCTGGTTGTGCCGTTCGGGGATACTGTGCGTGAGGACTTCGAGGCGCTGCACCAACGCCGCTTCGGCTTCACCTCGCCGTCGACGCCCCTGGTGGTCGAGACCCTATCGGTCGAGGCGATCGGACATTCGGACGCCGGTGCGGAACCGGAGTTCGCGTCCGGCGCGTCAACGGGCGAGCCCGCGCCCCTGGCCACCGTCCAAACGCGGATGGCCGGCGCCAGCCATACGACGCCGGTTTTCGACCGCGAGGCC contains the following coding sequences:
- a CDS encoding TMEM165/GDT1 family protein produces the protein MEALLVSTLVVAIAEIGDKTQLLAIILATRFKKPVPIILGILVATLANHALAATAGYWVSDFLSGAWFKWAIAISFIAMAAWALIPDKADDEEGQSAGRYGVFVTTAIAFFLVEMGDKTQIATVALGAKFHSIFWVAAGTTLGMMLANVPAVYLGEAATKIVPLKYVRMGAALIFLLLGIWQVAELTGLLK
- a CDS encoding nitronate monooxygenase family protein yields the protein MALPPILRDRLRLPVIASPLFIISNPDLVIAQCKAGIVGSFPSLNARPISQLDEWLHRITEELAAHDKAHPEAPSAPFAVNQIVHKTNNRLEEDIELCVKHKVPVVITSLGAREDLNQAIHSYGGITLHDVITDRFARKAIEKGADGLIPVAAGAGGHAGTLSPFALIQEIRQWFDGPVALSGSIASGRSILAAQAMGADLAYIGSAFIATQEANAVQGYKDMIVDSKADDILYSNLFTGVHGNYLRPSVIKAGLDPENLPVSDPSKMNFGSGGNQDAKAWRDIWGCGQGIGAIENVLTAGELVAKFAAEYEQAKAELAAKTALTSGNHLAFAAE
- the scpA gene encoding methylmalonyl-CoA mutase; its protein translation is MSKFPDFTIVDFAEVASAPAPEGEAWNTPEGVAVAPAFDAEDVAGLDFTGGYPGVAPYVRGPYPTMYVTNPWTVRQYAGFSTAEDSNAFYRRNLAAGQMGLSVAFDLATHRGYDSDHERVKGDVGMAGVAIDSILDMRTLFSGIPLDKMSVSMTMNGAVLPILALYIVAAEEQGVSPDKLSGTIQNDILKEFMVRNTYIYPPAPSMRIISDIFAFTSANMPKFNSISISGYHMQEAGATADLELAYTLADGIEYARAGVAAGMSIDVFAPRLSFFWAIGMNYFMEVAKMRAARLLWARLMKREFEPKDDRSLSLRTHSQTSGWSLAAQDVFNNVSRTCVEAMAAVNGQTQSLHTNALDEALALPTDFSARIARNTQLFLQMESGTTRVADPWGGSYYVERLTHDLAQKALAHIEEVEAAGGMAKAIERGIPKLRIEEAAAKTQARIDANRQSVVGVNRYKPEVEDVIPMLKVDNGSVRAQQLEKLARLKAERDPASTEAALKALEDGARGTGNLLALAVDAARAHATVGEISYALEKVFGRHRAVIQAIEGVYGKEAGADPKAARARAMVAAFREAHGGPPRIMVAKMGQDGHDRGQKVISSAFSDLGFQVEIGPLFQTPAEAADEAIKAGVHVVGASSLAAGHLTLVPELKAELAKRDRSDIVVVVGGVIPPQDFQALLDAGAASIFPPGTVIAEAAIEVLEKLNIQLGYSQETAA
- a CDS encoding DUF2793 domain-containing protein, with protein sequence MPDPVFSDITPRLGLPYVVAAQAQKHIPINESLARLDGLVQLAVESCSVSAQPAGPQNGGVWILPSGATGAAWASQPAGVLMRFEAGAWEALAPAEGVLAWVKDENQMVAFDGAVWTPLSATFRSLTAAASPGLANTRLEILEQEVTLSGASTATSIAIPNRAIVLAVSTRTTAAITGAASYNCGVSGEASKFGGALGVAKNSSNIGVVGPTAYYADTPVLLTAVGGSFVTGKVRVAIHLLRFDTPAAVA
- a CDS encoding hydantoinase B/oxoprolinase family protein, whose product is MTANPDVPRGWEFWIDRGGTFTDIVARRPDGSLVTHKLLSENPEHYADAAVAGVRALLPDGATIDAVKMGTTVATNALLERKGEPTVLAITAGHADALRIGYQARPKLFERHIVKPEALYDRVVEIDERMSVEGQVLRPLDEGAARTGLQAAFDEGFRAIAIVLLHGFRFTDHEARVAAIARDIGFSQVSVSHEVSPLMKLVGRGDTTVVDAYLSPILRRYVDQVAGALGHDTRLLFMQSNGGLTDARAFRGKDAILSGPAGGVVGMARTAGEAGFERVIGFDMGGTSTDVCHYAGQYERAFETVVAGVRMRAPMMNIHTVAAGGGSICSFDGARLRVGPASAGAVPGPAAYRRGGPLTVTDCNVMLGKLRPEFFPKVFGPNADQPLDAEAVTRGFEAVSAEIEAETGRAMTPREVAEGFVTIAVENMAKAVRQISIQRGYDVTRYVLACFGGAGGQHACLVADALGMTKVMIHPFAGVLSAYGMGLADLRLIREETVERPLDQAGDLADRAKVLAAEAEAALLAQDVPMASVETVASLRVKYAGTDTPLVVPFGDTVREDFEALHQRRFGFTSPSTPLVVETLSVEAIGHSDAGAEPEFASGASTGEPAPLATVQTRMAGASHTTPVFDREALAIGAEILGPAIIRETTGTTVVEPGWRATVDAHLNLILDRVVALPTRKAIGTEADPVMLEVFNNLFMAVAEEMGFALQNTAYSVNIKERLDFSCALFSRDGDLIANAPHMPVHLGSMGDSVRAIRDAREHDGRGMKSGDVYMLNAPYNGGTHLPDVTVVMPVFDAAGTLLFYVAARGHQGDIGGITPGSMPPTSKTVEEEGVLIENFLLVEAGRFLEAETRALLASGKWPARNPDQNIGDLKAQIAACARGAEALTGMVAEFGQDVVEAYMAHVQDNAEEAVRRVLATMQGGSFAYELDDGAVVRVAITVDRQARTARVDFTGTSDQVPTNFNAPASICRAAALYVFRTLVDDEIPMNDGCLRPVELVIPEGSMLRPRYPAAVVAGNVETSQVVVDALYGALSVMAGAQGTMNNFTFGDERRQYYETICGGSGAGPDFDGTDAVQTHMTNSRLTDPEVLETRYPVLVEAFSIRRGSGGQGVYRGGDGVVRRIGFREPMTATLLSNRRRVPPFGLRGGGPGAVGTARIERADGRVQAMAATDLVEVAVGDAIVIETPGGGGWGEA
- a CDS encoding methylmalonyl-CoA mutase family protein gives rise to the protein MALVEKTLKGQSFDDALTVKTPDGLTIQPLYTAEDGVAVARDLRARDPDRPWDLRTRAAHPDPLHTAKDVLTDLENGAASVLLQIDPAGVNGVAVGSADDLSNALSGVMLDLAPVALDAGYLGPKAADWLGALAKAAPNAPLAFHLDPLTAFAQSGASPGPIESHVFSAATVGSRLAQTYVRASLFLATGRAAYEAGGSNTEELAMMAASALAYAKALVRQGLSMEDAFGRIVLGVSLDGEYFTGVAKVRAAKAIWARLAQACGVTVPPTIEARSSRRMLAKADAWTNLLRLTSAGFAGAVGGADVILLDAFTDAIGLPTAFARRQARNTQLVLMEESNLGRVADPAGGAWYLDSLTDQMARAAWDGFQAIEGAGGIVKALESGLIADAVAKTCDAQQADFADKSRKILGVTVFLNADDKTPEVETPDAAAFAVAGPDVRLPGPDSHCPALTPVRFAAAFEGA